DNA from Geobacter sulfurreducens PCA:
GCAGGAATCTCTTAGCCGGTCGGACGTTGCCGGATCACCGTTTGTCCGGACTCTTACTCGAAACCGGTCTGAGTTCGAAAACTACGAGCAGGAATTGCAGGTCCTCAAGGATGAACTGGATAAGGTCGGCAACGAGCTGGAGCGGGAGCCGACCATTGCAAATTTCCGCACGTTTCGCGATCTCATCGGCCGAATCACGAAAAACGTCACATCCCATGCCTACCGCCTCCAGCGGGTAGGGGGG
Protein-coding regions in this window:
- a CDS encoding YaaR family protein, which translates into the protein MRISDRLSSRDVDKKGKQESLSRSDVAGSPFVRTLTRNRSEFENYEQELQVLKDELDKVGNELEREPTIANFRTFRDLIGRITKNVTSHAYRLQRVGGTTLNPRCFEIITVIDREADNLYRLIMTENKDRLAITNKILELKGLVVDLKI